The Phragmitibacter flavus genome contains a region encoding:
- a CDS encoding NF038130 family PEP-CTERM protein has translation MKFLELRFVPLLAGAIAVAMSVQTTVKADEALPGAMYSTDAVVTPGTVGNEFWIYEESTPGNLVLTNDAGQLHAVLRGHAGAPGGNLELFAWSELPGYVDASSGGAFATVVPVTLSGVAGAFAFEFRRLNGTGWFGSTSGHDTTYGASTLATEWFDGFMDHVAALSGGFVAAVLNANRGGLFDDWRDAGGFASLSDPNIGYVYQDGVGGNLRFGLEGFLDASPRFQQFLTDAGYGAVAGFVPAGIQYSEVVMLNGAAFYSFGNATSSGVALNDPFQSYTGTFAFVSSVPEPGGALLIGTIGVFLLLCRRKFP, from the coding sequence ATGAAGTTTTTAGAATTGCGGTTCGTTCCGTTACTGGCTGGTGCAATCGCTGTTGCGATGAGCGTTCAGACGACGGTGAAAGCAGATGAGGCCTTGCCTGGAGCGATGTATTCGACGGATGCGGTGGTGACTCCGGGGACGGTGGGGAATGAGTTTTGGATTTACGAGGAGTCGACGCCGGGGAATTTGGTTTTGACCAATGATGCGGGTCAGTTGCATGCGGTATTGCGAGGGCATGCGGGGGCACCGGGTGGGAATTTGGAGTTGTTTGCGTGGAGCGAGTTGCCGGGGTATGTCGATGCGTCAAGTGGCGGGGCATTTGCGACGGTGGTTCCGGTGACGCTGTCAGGGGTGGCGGGGGCTTTTGCGTTTGAGTTCCGGAGGTTGAACGGGACGGGCTGGTTTGGTTCGACGTCGGGGCATGACACCACTTATGGAGCGTCGACGCTGGCGACGGAGTGGTTTGATGGATTCATGGATCACGTGGCTGCGTTGAGCGGGGGATTCGTCGCGGCGGTTTTGAATGCGAACCGGGGTGGGTTGTTTGATGACTGGCGCGATGCGGGCGGTTTTGCATCGTTGTCGGATCCGAACATTGGTTATGTCTATCAGGATGGGGTGGGTGGAAATTTACGTTTTGGATTGGAAGGTTTTCTGGATGCGTCGCCTCGATTTCAGCAGTTTCTGACGGATGCCGGGTATGGAGCAGTGGCGGGGTTTGTTCCTGCGGGGATTCAATACAGCGAGGTGGTGATGTTGAATGGGGCTGCGTTCTATTCGTTCGGCAATGCAACGTCGAGCGGGGTGGCTTTGAATGATCCGTTTCAATCCTACACAGGCACGTTTGCGTTTGTCTCTTCGGTCCCGGAGCCGGGAGGCGCGTTGCTGATTGGGACGATTGGGGTGTTTTTGCTGTTGTGTCGGCGCAAGTTTCCTTGA
- a CDS encoding TerC family protein — MEFLAALPINDLSWIHQPDAWVALLTLTILEIVLGIDNIVFISILVDKLPKDQQPRARFLGLGLAMFMRIALLFSISWVMTLNNDLFAVFGQGFSGKDLILIGGGLFLLFKSTREIHHKIEGDPEGDIKASAPARAALGAILIQIAMLDLVFSLDSVITAVGMADSILVMVIAVVIAVGFMMVFAGAVSDFINRHPTVKMLALSFLILIGVMLTIEGVAPEKAHDLHLKNYIYFAMAFSVMVEMLNIRVSAKQKKKAAGVVGH, encoded by the coding sequence ATGGAGTTTTTGGCTGCTTTACCGATCAATGATTTGAGTTGGATTCATCAGCCGGATGCCTGGGTTGCCTTGCTGACGCTGACGATTCTGGAGATTGTCTTGGGCATCGACAACATTGTGTTCATCAGCATTCTGGTGGACAAGCTGCCAAAAGATCAGCAGCCGCGCGCGAGATTTTTGGGTTTGGGACTGGCGATGTTCATGCGCATTGCGCTGTTGTTCTCGATCAGCTGGGTGATGACGTTGAACAACGATTTGTTCGCGGTTTTTGGCCAGGGGTTCTCTGGCAAGGATCTCATTCTGATCGGTGGCGGATTGTTCCTTTTGTTCAAGAGCACGCGGGAGATTCACCACAAAATTGAAGGGGATCCTGAGGGCGACATCAAAGCATCGGCTCCTGCGCGGGCGGCTTTGGGGGCGATCTTGATTCAGATTGCGATGCTGGATCTGGTGTTCTCTCTGGATTCGGTGATTACAGCGGTGGGGATGGCGGACAGCATCCTGGTGATGGTGATTGCGGTGGTGATCGCGGTGGGTTTCATGATGGTGTTTGCGGGTGCGGTGAGCGATTTTATCAATCGTCATCCGACGGTGAAGATGCTGGCGTTGAGCTTTTTGATTTTGATTGGGGTGATGCTGACCATCGAAGGGGTGGCACCAGAAAAGGCGCATGATTTGCATCTGAAGAACTACATCTATTTTGCGATGGCGTTCTCAGTCATGGTGGAGATGCTGAACATCCGTGTGAGTGCGAAGCAGAAGAAAAAGGCGGCAGGTGTGGTGGGGCATTGA
- a CDS encoding Hsp20/alpha crystallin family protein: protein MIMKLTNYCAPKTNRESNVEDWLLSPFAGLPAFTRYLDPGYFSAQKPLVAEVHEDAENFYANFEVPGVKKENVKLDLNNRLLTVNVEKKVRQGESESSYTLTRSISLPDSVNPEKISAKLEDGILVVTLPKAEQSKPRSIELS, encoded by the coding sequence ATGATTATGAAACTTACCAACTACTGCGCTCCAAAGACCAATCGTGAATCCAATGTCGAAGACTGGCTTCTCTCGCCTTTTGCAGGGCTCCCAGCGTTTACCCGTTATCTGGATCCGGGATATTTCTCGGCTCAGAAACCTTTGGTGGCCGAGGTGCACGAAGACGCGGAGAATTTCTATGCGAACTTCGAGGTGCCAGGGGTGAAGAAGGAAAACGTGAAGCTGGATCTGAACAATCGTTTGCTGACCGTGAACGTTGAGAAAAAAGTCCGGCAGGGCGAGAGCGAATCGAGCTACACGTTGACCCGCTCCATCAGTCTTCCTGACAGCGTGAATCCGGAGAAGATCTCTGCGAAATTGGAAGATGGGATTTTGGTGGTGACGCTTCCAAAGGCGGAACAGAGCAAACCTCGTTCGATTGAGCTGTCATAA
- a CDS encoding PEP-CTERM sorting domain-containing protein, translating into MTASFRPQHRPFLVIAIVAVAALSAMLPSQAATLLTEHFWRSTGNGGVTGLGWNAYRGSTAVNLSAAAPSGATYEGAGWINNNTVASAPDSNVAGSTAGYIYAQNRATAVTEGTPVTSGSTPPNYFIHTTTGISQEVSNFSSLSASWSQSTSANLNANTRLALRVDNVWYVALTPDNNTLSSTWQTLGTNILAESWYRLDFTASSNMSVDTGTTYTSATFGNTISGIGFYVDALQTASTSVVANADFRTIRFDLLTLTGEAVPEPSRALLMFSALGLILLRRQRSFSL; encoded by the coding sequence ATGACTGCTTCTTTTCGCCCACAACATCGACCATTTTTGGTGATTGCTATTGTCGCTGTTGCTGCTCTTAGCGCTATGCTGCCATCCCAGGCCGCGACCTTGCTGACCGAACATTTCTGGCGCTCCACCGGCAACGGCGGCGTTACCGGCCTCGGTTGGAATGCCTACCGCGGCTCCACAGCCGTCAACCTTAGTGCTGCCGCCCCCAGCGGAGCGACCTACGAAGGGGCCGGCTGGATCAACAACAATACGGTGGCCAGCGCTCCTGACTCGAACGTGGCCGGCTCCACTGCCGGCTATATTTACGCCCAGAATAGAGCCACCGCAGTCACCGAAGGCACCCCCGTGACTTCCGGTTCAACTCCACCCAACTACTTCATCCACACCACCACCGGCATCAGCCAGGAGGTCAGTAATTTTAGTTCCCTCTCCGCAAGCTGGAGCCAGTCCACCAGCGCAAACCTCAACGCCAACACCCGGCTGGCGCTTAGAGTCGACAACGTCTGGTATGTTGCTCTCACCCCCGACAATAATACTCTGAGCAGCACCTGGCAAACCTTGGGCACCAACATCCTTGCTGAAAGCTGGTATCGACTCGACTTCACCGCCAGCAGCAACATGAGTGTCGACACCGGAACCACCTACACCAGCGCCACCTTTGGAAACACCATCAGCGGAATCGGTTTCTATGTCGACGCGCTGCAAACCGCCAGCACCTCAGTCGTCGCAAACGCCGATTTCCGCACCATTCGATTTGATCTTCTCACCCTCACCGGTGAAGCCGTGCCAGAGCCCAGTCGCGCTCTGCTGATGTTCAGTGCCCTCGGTCTGATCTTGTTGCGTCGCCAACGCTCGTTTAGTCTCTGA
- the moaA gene encoding GTP 3',8-cyclase MoaA, whose translation MFTEAPTTDDRARLPVAGADGLGRALRDLRLSVTDRCNFRCGYCMPKEVFGRDHAFQPKSELLSFEEMERLARIFVGLGVEKIRVTGGEPLLKRDLPVLIGKLAALKGLKDLAMTTNGSALAVMAKPLFEAGLKRVTVSVDALDDSVFRRMNDVDFPVNRVLKGIDAALEAGFGPVKINMVVKRGVNEDQMVPMARHFAGPQYVLRFIEYMDVGATNGWRLDDVVTAKEIVRRLSGEMDLLPVAANYVGEVARRFRCAVSDTEIGVIASVTQPFCRGCTRARVAADGEFFTCLFGAKGHDLRALLRGGLSDERVADAIRAVWGARDDRYSEVRSEGAGMPRAEMSKLGG comes from the coding sequence ATGTTTACCGAGGCGCCGACGACGGATGACCGGGCGCGGCTGCCGGTGGCAGGGGCGGACGGTTTGGGGCGGGCGTTGCGGGATTTGAGGTTGTCGGTGACGGACCGGTGCAATTTTCGTTGTGGGTATTGCATGCCAAAGGAGGTGTTTGGTCGGGATCATGCGTTTCAGCCGAAAAGTGAGCTTTTGTCTTTTGAGGAGATGGAACGGCTGGCGCGGATTTTTGTGGGGTTGGGGGTGGAGAAGATTCGGGTGACAGGTGGCGAGCCGCTGTTGAAGCGGGATTTGCCGGTGTTGATTGGGAAATTGGCGGCGCTCAAGGGGTTGAAGGATCTGGCGATGACGACGAATGGGTCGGCGTTGGCGGTGATGGCGAAGCCGTTGTTTGAGGCCGGGTTGAAGCGGGTGACGGTGAGTGTGGATGCGCTGGATGATTCCGTGTTTCGGAGGATGAATGACGTGGATTTTCCGGTGAACCGGGTGTTGAAGGGGATTGATGCGGCGCTGGAGGCGGGGTTTGGGCCGGTGAAGATCAACATGGTAGTCAAGCGTGGAGTGAACGAGGATCAGATGGTGCCTATGGCGCGTCATTTTGCGGGGCCGCAGTATGTGTTGCGGTTCATTGAGTATATGGATGTGGGGGCGACGAATGGGTGGCGTCTGGATGATGTGGTGACGGCGAAGGAGATCGTGCGGAGGTTGAGTGGGGAGATGGATTTGCTGCCGGTGGCGGCGAACTATGTTGGAGAGGTGGCGCGGCGGTTTCGCTGTGCGGTGAGTGACACGGAGATCGGAGTGATTGCGTCGGTGACGCAGCCGTTTTGCCGGGGTTGCACGCGGGCGCGGGTGGCGGCGGATGGGGAGTTTTTCACGTGTCTGTTTGGGGCAAAGGGACACGATTTGCGCGCGTTGTTGCGCGGCGGATTGAGCGATGAGCGGGTGGCGGATGCGATTCGTGCGGTGTGGGGGGCGAGGGATGACCGCTATAGTGAGGTGCGGTCTGAGGGGGCGGGGATGCCGAGGGCGGAGATGTCGAAGTTGGGGGGGTAG
- a CDS encoding GTP-binding protein has product MSTTPSKARYIMIGGFLGAGKTTAMGKLAQHLTAQGLKVGLITNDQAGGLVDTRLLRSQGFATEEIAGGCFCCRFNSLVEAADKLSNNDNDTTRPDIFLAEPVGSCTDLVATVTYPLRRMYGDNFTIAPLSVLVDPTRARRIFNLDPTPGNFSHKVVYIFKKQLEEADLILINKSETLPAEDIATLQQTLAAEYPHATVLSASTRLEQNLTPWFDLLTNTEQTARQIMAVDYDTYADGEALLGWLNATVSISPNDEFEAEAFQKVLANETQTRLNPLTAEIAHFKMTFSPSDSLNGELASIHLVRSDLKPEIGLELDEPVTQGYLIINLRAETDPDALSEAVQSALAVTTASFPTLVATIDHQEHFRPGRPTPTHRDTNQLA; this is encoded by the coding sequence ATGTCCACGACTCCCTCCAAAGCACGCTACATCATGATCGGCGGATTCCTCGGTGCCGGCAAAACCACTGCCATGGGCAAACTCGCCCAACACCTCACCGCCCAGGGCCTCAAAGTCGGCCTCATCACCAACGACCAGGCCGGCGGCCTCGTCGACACCCGCCTCCTCCGCTCCCAAGGCTTCGCCACCGAAGAAATCGCCGGCGGCTGCTTCTGCTGCCGCTTTAACTCCCTCGTCGAAGCCGCCGACAAACTCAGCAACAACGACAACGACACCACCCGACCCGACATCTTCCTCGCCGAACCCGTCGGCAGCTGCACCGACCTCGTTGCCACCGTCACCTATCCCCTGCGCCGCATGTATGGCGACAACTTCACCATCGCCCCCCTCAGCGTCCTCGTCGACCCCACCCGCGCCCGCCGCATCTTCAACCTCGACCCCACCCCCGGCAACTTCTCCCACAAAGTCGTCTACATCTTCAAAAAACAACTCGAAGAAGCCGACCTCATCCTCATCAACAAATCCGAAACCCTCCCCGCCGAAGACATCGCCACCCTCCAGCAAACCCTCGCCGCCGAATACCCCCACGCCACCGTCCTCAGCGCCTCCACCCGACTCGAACAAAACCTCACTCCCTGGTTCGACCTCCTTACCAACACCGAACAAACCGCCCGCCAAATCATGGCCGTCGACTACGACACTTACGCCGACGGCGAAGCCCTGCTCGGCTGGCTCAACGCCACCGTCTCCATCAGTCCCAACGACGAATTCGAAGCCGAAGCCTTCCAAAAAGTCCTCGCCAACGAAACCCAGACCCGACTCAACCCCCTCACCGCCGAGATCGCCCATTTCAAAATGACCTTCAGCCCCAGCGATTCCCTCAACGGCGAGCTCGCAAGCATCCATCTCGTCCGCAGCGACCTCAAACCCGAGATCGGCCTCGAACTCGACGAACCCGTCACCCAAGGTTACCTCATCATCAACCTCCGCGCCGAAACCGATCCCGACGCCCTTTCCGAAGCCGTCCAATCCGCCCTCGCCGTCACCACCGCATCCTTCCCCACCCTTGTCGCCACCATCGACCACCAAGAACACTTCCGCCCCGGCCGCCCCACCCCCACCCATCGCGACACCAACCAACTCGCGTAA
- a CDS encoding XdhC family protein has protein sequence MTDETLLTHLLEARQRREPCVLATVAAIKGSVPREPGAKALIFSDGRIHGTIGGGKFESLVITDAQSLLQTQKTPLLKTYPLHEKSPDSFGAICGGEVTVLLEPQLPREALIIFGAGHCGEALAKLARACGWHITVIDDRPDLLARCDAHQIHQGPAPDFINAHPWQPDEALVLVSRNYQLDRDALAAALKNPHFNAGYLGMIGSRKKVTSVFEELQSQGIPKTAFEKVHAPIGLDIQADTPTEIAISILAQIMSVLRKREA, from the coding sequence ATGACCGACGAAACCCTCCTCACCCACCTCCTCGAAGCCCGCCAACGCCGCGAACCTTGCGTCCTCGCCACCGTCGCCGCCATCAAAGGCTCCGTCCCCCGCGAACCCGGAGCCAAAGCCCTCATCTTCTCCGACGGTCGCATCCACGGCACCATCGGCGGAGGCAAATTCGAATCCCTCGTCATCACCGACGCCCAATCCCTCCTCCAAACCCAAAAAACTCCCCTCCTCAAAACCTATCCCCTCCACGAAAAAAGCCCCGACTCCTTCGGTGCCATCTGCGGCGGCGAAGTCACCGTCCTCCTCGAACCCCAACTCCCCCGCGAAGCCCTCATCATCTTCGGTGCCGGTCACTGCGGCGAAGCCCTCGCCAAACTCGCCCGCGCCTGCGGCTGGCACATCACCGTCATCGACGACCGCCCCGACCTCCTCGCCCGTTGCGACGCCCATCAAATCCACCAAGGCCCCGCCCCCGACTTCATCAACGCCCACCCCTGGCAACCCGACGAAGCCCTCGTCCTCGTCAGCCGCAACTACCAGCTCGACCGCGACGCCCTCGCCGCCGCCCTAAAAAACCCCCACTTCAACGCCGGTTACCTCGGCATGATTGGCAGCCGCAAAAAAGTCACCTCCGTCTTCGAAGAACTTCAATCCCAAGGCATCCCCAAAACCGCCTTCGAAAAAGTCCACGCCCCCATTGGCCTCGACATCCAAGCCGACACCCCCACCGAAATCGCCATCAGCATCCTCGCCCAGATCATGAGCGTCCTGCGCAAACGCGAAGCGTAA
- the pucL gene encoding factor-independent urate hydroxylase: MKIISQQYGKARVRVMKLLKDGPVHTVKELTVKTLLDGPTYGPSYTAADNSMVVPTDTVKNTINCLAFDQLGPDTELFALALANHFLTKYDHITRVIVETEERLWTRTSIDGTPHPHTFTQAQPAIPIVKLEATATTTVLESGIKDLLILKSTEAGFSDYPKCDFTTLKETRERIVATSLLATWLWNSDTPPTSYSAANATILNSFMKPFAEKYSESVQQNLWDMGTLALETVPEITRISLAAPNKHCNLIDLTPFNRENHHTLFVPTDEPHGQIEVTIGR; the protein is encoded by the coding sequence ATGAAAATCATTTCCCAACAATACGGCAAAGCCCGCGTCCGTGTCATGAAACTCCTCAAAGACGGCCCCGTCCACACCGTCAAGGAACTCACCGTCAAAACCCTTCTCGACGGCCCCACCTACGGCCCCAGCTACACCGCCGCCGACAACTCCATGGTCGTCCCCACCGACACCGTCAAAAACACCATCAACTGCCTCGCCTTCGACCAACTCGGACCCGACACCGAACTTTTCGCCCTCGCCCTCGCCAACCACTTCCTCACCAAATACGACCATATCACCCGCGTCATCGTCGAAACCGAAGAACGCCTCTGGACCCGCACCAGCATCGACGGCACCCCCCACCCCCACACCTTCACCCAGGCCCAACCCGCCATCCCCATCGTCAAACTCGAAGCCACCGCCACCACCACCGTCCTCGAATCCGGCATCAAAGATCTTCTCATCCTCAAAAGCACCGAAGCCGGCTTCTCCGACTACCCCAAATGCGACTTCACCACCCTCAAGGAAACCCGCGAACGCATCGTCGCCACCTCCCTCCTCGCCACCTGGCTCTGGAACAGCGACACTCCCCCCACCAGCTACAGCGCCGCCAACGCCACCATCCTTAATTCCTTCATGAAACCCTTCGCTGAAAAATACAGCGAATCCGTTCAACAAAACCTCTGGGACATGGGCACCCTCGCCTTGGAAACCGTCCCCGAAATCACCCGAATCAGTCTCGCCGCCCCCAACAAACACTGCAACCTCATCGACCTCACTCCCTTCAACCGCGAAAACCACCACACCCTCTTCGTCCCCACCGACGAACCCCACGGCCAAATCGAAGTCACCATCGGCAGATAA
- a CDS encoding DUF6986 family protein has translation MTTLSSEDLAPITSALSRANTAFIQTYPGESNARQPVHTVYGGGHLFKSDTARRLGDTAIRNLEEYAPDPETFAHAFNLDRDRDLPIATALRARVLEKLQREPTEDFRLDYEDGYGNRLDSEEDAHAAQGATEVAKGLADGTLPPFIGIRIKPMNEDLRARATRTLDIFITTLIQQTDGKLPDNFVITIPKVQIAEQVIAVVQLFRLLEKKLNLAPDTLRMELMLETPQAIIGRDGKITLPSLIEATQGRCTGVHFGVYDYTAGRNITAAYQGMSHPVCDFAREIMAVSLAGTGIFLSDGATNILPVGPHRAAEGQTLTKEQTTENHIAVHQAWNLAYRDTQHSLKNGIYQGWDLHPGQFIARYAAVYQFFQSGHAAAASRLKAFVSKAALASLHGDVFDDAATGQGLLNFFLRGISCGAITEAEAQETGLTLEEIRTRSFLKILLGRRK, from the coding sequence ATGACCACGTTAAGTTCCGAAGATCTCGCCCCTATCACCAGCGCCCTCAGCCGCGCCAACACCGCCTTCATCCAAACCTACCCCGGCGAATCCAACGCCCGCCAACCTGTCCACACCGTCTATGGCGGCGGCCACCTCTTCAAATCCGACACCGCCCGCCGCCTCGGCGACACCGCCATCCGCAACCTCGAAGAATACGCCCCTGACCCCGAAACCTTCGCCCACGCCTTCAATCTCGACCGCGATCGCGACCTCCCCATCGCCACCGCCCTGCGCGCCCGCGTCCTCGAAAAACTCCAGCGCGAACCCACCGAAGACTTCCGCCTCGACTACGAAGACGGCTACGGCAACCGCCTCGACAGCGAAGAAGACGCCCACGCCGCCCAAGGCGCCACCGAAGTCGCCAAAGGCCTTGCCGACGGAACCCTGCCCCCCTTCATCGGCATCCGCATCAAGCCCATGAACGAGGACCTCCGCGCCCGCGCCACCCGCACCCTCGACATCTTCATCACCACTCTCATTCAACAAACCGACGGCAAACTCCCCGACAACTTCGTCATCACCATCCCCAAAGTCCAAATCGCCGAACAAGTCATCGCCGTCGTCCAACTCTTCCGACTCCTCGAGAAAAAACTCAACCTCGCCCCCGACACCCTGCGCATGGAACTCATGCTCGAAACCCCCCAGGCCATCATCGGACGCGACGGAAAAATCACCCTGCCCAGCCTCATCGAAGCCACCCAGGGCCGCTGCACCGGCGTCCACTTCGGCGTCTACGACTACACCGCCGGACGCAACATCACCGCCGCCTACCAAGGCATGAGCCACCCCGTCTGCGACTTCGCCCGCGAAATCATGGCCGTCTCCCTCGCCGGCACCGGCATCTTCCTCTCCGACGGAGCCACCAACATCCTCCCCGTCGGCCCCCATCGCGCCGCCGAAGGCCAAACCCTCACCAAAGAACAAACCACCGAAAACCACATCGCCGTCCATCAAGCCTGGAACCTCGCCTATCGCGACACCCAGCACTCCCTCAAAAACGGCATCTACCAAGGCTGGGATCTCCACCCCGGCCAGTTCATCGCCCGCTACGCCGCCGTCTATCAATTTTTCCAGTCCGGCCACGCCGCCGCCGCCAGCCGTCTCAAAGCCTTCGTCAGCAAAGCCGCCCTCGCCTCCCTCCACGGCGATGTCTTCGACGACGCCGCCACCGGCCAGGGTCTCCTCAACTTCTTCCTCCGCGGCATCAGTTGCGGTGCCATCACCGAAGCCGAAGCCCAAGAAACCGGCCTCACCCTCGAAGAAATCCGCACCCGCTCCTTCCTAAAAATTCTCTTGGGTCGCAGGAAGTGA
- the alc gene encoding allantoicase, which yields MISSLPPDAPDFTRRYTNLADPRLGAIALLASDEFFAPKERMLSPEAPIFIPGKYDTHGKWMDGWETRRKRTTGHDWCIIKLARPGTIEGVDFDTSHFTGNFPPAASLEACYQADTDPDDTTEWIEIIPSTTLAGNSHHYLSASSIRAFTHVRVNLYPDGGLARLRVYGQPRADWHDAPKGTLVNLSAIENGAYIVAANNQHFGLASTLLMPGRGQNMGDGWETRRRREPGHDWCIISLATPGTIHKIEVDTIHFKGNYPDRCTLQGAHVTAGTDTSLITQSMFWPTLLPKSKLQMDHLHTFEETLIDLGKITHVRFNIIPDGGVSRLRLWGTLD from the coding sequence ATGATCTCATCGCTTCCTCCCGACGCCCCAGATTTCACCCGGCGCTACACCAACCTCGCCGACCCCCGCCTCGGCGCCATCGCCCTCCTCGCCAGCGACGAATTCTTCGCCCCCAAAGAACGCATGCTCAGCCCCGAAGCCCCCATCTTCATCCCCGGCAAATACGACACCCACGGCAAATGGATGGACGGCTGGGAAACCCGTCGCAAACGCACCACCGGTCACGACTGGTGCATCATCAAACTCGCCCGACCCGGCACCATCGAAGGCGTCGACTTCGACACCAGCCACTTCACCGGCAACTTCCCCCCCGCCGCCTCCCTCGAAGCCTGCTACCAAGCCGACACCGACCCCGACGACACCACCGAGTGGATCGAAATCATCCCCTCCACCACCCTCGCCGGCAACAGCCACCACTACCTCAGCGCCAGCAGCATCCGCGCCTTCACCCACGTCCGCGTCAACCTCTACCCCGACGGCGGCCTCGCCCGCCTGCGCGTCTACGGTCAGCCCCGCGCCGACTGGCACGACGCCCCCAAAGGCACCCTCGTCAACCTCTCCGCCATCGAAAACGGCGCCTACATCGTCGCAGCCAACAACCAGCACTTCGGCCTCGCCTCCACCCTCCTCATGCCCGGACGTGGTCAAAACATGGGCGACGGATGGGAAACCCGCCGCCGACGCGAACCCGGCCACGACTGGTGCATCATCTCCCTAGCCACCCCAGGCACCATCCACAAAATCGAAGTCGACACCATCCACTTCAAAGGCAACTACCCCGACCGCTGCACCCTCCAGGGAGCCCACGTCACCGCCGGCACCGACACCTCCCTCATCACCCAGTCCATGTTCTGGCCCACCCTCCTGCCCAAGTCCAAACTCCAAATGGACCACCTTCACACCTTCGAAGAAACCCTCATCGACCTCGGCAAGATCACCCACGTCCGCTTCAACATCATCCCCGACGGCGGCGTCTCCCGCCTCCGCCTCTGGGGCACGCTCGACTGA
- the puuE gene encoding allantoinase PuuE, producing the protein MDSTSPYPRDLIGYGKTPPHPHWPNHARIAVQFVLNYEEGGENNPLHGDPASETFLSEIIGATPFPNRHLSMESIYEYGSRAGVWRILREFKKRQLPLTIFGVSMALARHPDLTQTFIDLGHEIACHGHRWISYQSIDETTERQHLQLAVETLQNLTGHQPLGWYTGRDSPNTRRLLADHGGFLYDSDYYGDDLPFWTQVTKSDGTTVPHLIVPYTLDTNDMRFASPQGFNTADHFFTYLRDAFDVLYQEGTETPKMLSIGMHCRLLGRPGRFIALQRFLDHLQKHDHVWITRRIDIARHWHQHHPFSI; encoded by the coding sequence ATGGACTCCACCTCACCCTACCCACGCGACCTCATCGGCTACGGCAAAACACCCCCGCATCCCCACTGGCCCAACCACGCCCGCATCGCCGTCCAGTTCGTCCTTAACTACGAAGAAGGCGGCGAAAACAACCCCCTCCACGGCGACCCCGCTTCCGAAACCTTCCTCTCCGAAATCATCGGCGCAACCCCCTTCCCCAACCGCCACCTCAGCATGGAGTCCATCTACGAATACGGCTCCCGCGCCGGCGTCTGGCGCATCCTCCGCGAATTCAAAAAACGCCAGCTCCCCCTCACCATCTTCGGCGTCAGCATGGCCCTCGCCCGCCATCCCGACCTCACCCAAACCTTCATCGACCTCGGCCACGAAATCGCCTGTCACGGCCACCGCTGGATCAGCTACCAAAGCATCGACGAAACGACCGAACGCCAGCACCTCCAACTCGCCGTCGAAACCCTCCAAAACCTCACCGGCCACCAACCCCTCGGCTGGTATACCGGACGCGACAGCCCCAACACCCGCCGCCTTCTCGCCGACCACGGCGGTTTCCTCTACGACTCCGACTACTACGGCGACGACCTCCCCTTCTGGACCCAGGTGACCAAATCCGACGGCACCACCGTCCCCCACCTCATCGTCCCCTACACGCTCGACACCAACGACATGCGTTTCGCCAGCCCCCAAGGCTTCAACACCGCCGACCACTTCTTCACCTACCTGCGCGACGCCTTCGACGTCCTCTATCAAGAAGGCACCGAAACCCCAAAAATGCTCTCCATCGGCATGCACTGCCGCCTCCTCGGCCGCCCCGGCCGTTTCATCGCCCTGCAACGTTTCCTCGATCACCTGCAAAAACACGACCACGTCTGGATCACCCGCCGCATTGACATCGCCCGCCACTGGCACCAACACCACCCCTTCTCCATTTAG